In Cucurbita pepo subsp. pepo cultivar mu-cu-16 chromosome LG10, ASM280686v2, whole genome shotgun sequence, the DNA window AGCAAGCTGGGGTTCCTTTGCCAACGGATGCAGTTGAGGAGCCTGTTTTTGTGAATGCTAAGCAGTATCATGGCATTTTACGACGTCGACAATCCCGTGCCAAAGCTGAATCAGAAAATAAAGCTCTAAAGTCTAGGAAGGTGTGCACAAATATTACCTCATTGTTAATTTCTGGGTGTCATAATTGTGATAAGCCTCCCATTGTATATACTTGCtgattttgatataattatttctttccttccatGATGCTTCATTCTTTAGTTTTTAACTGCGTAGCTTCAATATGTTGTGCAGCCCTACTTGCATGAATCTCGACATTTGCATGCATTGAGGAGAGCTAGAGGTTGTGGTGGTCGGTTTCTCAAATCAAATAAGAATGAGAACCAACAAAAAGAAGTGGCATCAGGTGATAAGTCACAGCCAAATATAAATCTGAATTCTGATAAAAGTGATCTTGCTTCTTCAGAGAACTGACGTCTGAGGCATTGTTGGAGAATGGTGATCAGCGCATGTCAACAACCGTAAGGAAATTGAGGTCCCAATACCAGCTTCAGTTGTCTGAGTATTACTTCATCCTTGATCTATACTGGCAGCATTTTAGCATATAGGTTTTGGTAGCATGTTACGTAGGGAGGATCCAGAATGTAGTAGGTAAAAGTATGCAAGTTTTATTACCATGGTAAATACTGAAGTGAGTTAGCTGATTGTTCTGTTTGAGTGGTGGTTGCATTAGGTTTGCAAATATTAGATTCACTATTTTGCAGTATTAGTTGCTATTTACGTTGCTCCCCACCTCAACAATAAGTTCAGTGGTTCAATTGAAATGATGGAACTAGTGTTGTAACATATTGGTCCTAGCagtattttcttattttcttttctgtgtTTCTAAATGGCAGTGTTTTATCTTTTGCTGAGAAAAAAGGTAAACACTTTTCCTTGGCCATTTTAGTTGTAATGGTCCCCTAGAAAATATAGTAAACCAAATTGTCTCTAAAGGCAACCACCACTTAAGTCCCCAGTTTTGAGGCTTAATATTTGAACTAGCTGCAACAGATTGGCACTGTACAGATTAAAGCTGATGTTGCCGAAACTTTACTGGGAAGCGTTTTAATGGAGCAAAGGAGATGGAGACGACGAGAGGTCAGGTCTGGGTTCTTATTGAATGTACAAAAAGAACACACATTCTTAGTGTTTGGTCTTGTTTTAGGAAGGAAAGGAGTTGATACAGTATCTCCACATCAGTCTACTAAAATATCTGcagaaaataattgaatcaaCCTTCCATGGCTGgatattttgaaattgtaaATAACGAGACAGTGGTTTCTCGTAACCTCCCCAACATCCTTTGTTTATTAAACGCTGCTGGAAACTACCTGAACATCTTTTGGGACTGGCGTGCTGTCTTTGCCCATGTCCTGCTTTATTTTTCAAGCTGTATTGTATCCTATGTTAACAACTTCTATTATTCAGTTTAAGTTGCTCCTACTGTGTATGTTTCACTTGAGCTACGCATCCTTAAGAGAGCTTAGAACTTGCAATTCCCACTCTTTGATTTCACCAAGCTTGCTATCATTTCCATGAAATACTCACTGTATTATATCAATGGTTGATTATCAATCTAGTAGTATCTTTGCTTTGTTTGACCGATCTTTAGCTGTCTGAATTAGGAAGTCTCAAACGAGAAGAAATCTAAGCATTTATGTTTTGTTACGAGATGTATCCATTGGCCGAACGCTTTTGTTTGGATTCTACCTTTTCTGATGAACATCCATGAAGTATCACATGTTCCTGCATTGATTGGAGtagcagaagaagaaatgaggtaaaaaaaagtctagattttgaatttctgtTGATATTAACCTGTTGTTGAACTTTCTTTTGTCGTTTTTGAAAGATTTTCACTATGTATGTTAAACCAAGTAAACTCTTTGCAGTATAGGTCTCAAAAGGGGGAGAAAAAGTCagaaacttttcattttatcctGCCCATATTCCTACTGGTTtctgaaaaataaacaatagaAATGAATACATATGTGTGTGGCTTCACGTGTACAAAGCAAAACCACATTTCACAGGCTTTACTATTGAAACCTGAGCCACTTTTGTTCCGAGGGTATTGGTATCCTGTGCAGATTCTGTGGAGTCCCTATCAATGGGCCATTCCTTGGAAATCAAACACTTTCTTTTGCTCATGGTCCTCCCTGCTCAAGCCACTCTTTTAATATCTCTTCAAATTTCCACTACCTTTGTATAATTTGGATCCTCCTCCATGTATAGCTTTGAGTAGAATAAATTCACTTTTGCCCCTTTGAGTGCGTTTCATTTCATCTTGCTTCAGGATTgattattctttttccttttctatttttgttaatgGAATTCACATCATAACTATAAGAAAGATAATTTAGATATACCCGTGAACTAGTTTCTCCTAGATTTTTaaagtttcctttttttctacACATTCTTTATATCAGTGTGGAAACCCCTCTCTaccatacgcattttaaaactgtgaggctgacggcgatacgtaagaGGCTAAAGgggacaatgtctgctagtgCTAGActtgaattattacaaatagtattaaagttagattgtgagatccactttggttgaagagggaaacgaaacattccttatatgggttggaaacctctccctagtagttgagaagaagatgatgtgTCGGGTGACTGGAATCCTCTAACAAGTTCTTAAAAAGGCTAACGATAATACGTAattctgctagtggtggacttaaAATGTTACACAAATCTTATCACGCAAAGACAAATCAATGCGACTATGTATCTTCAAATTTAGAAGGAGAACACTTTTGTTTTAGATGATAACTGCGATTGGTTGGCCATAAAGTTTGATCAAGATTACAAAATTCCATGACATTCAATTCATAGAACATAGAAATATTACCGATCAACTAATTAGTGAACAATCTGGATATATATACTTCTAATCTGCATATAACTCTCATTGGGTCATCTAAAAATTGGATCTTTATGGATGATTCATCTGTAATTTCATGCATCAGTGGCCACAAAATCTGTCTCTCACTTCCCACTTAACCCCTTTTAGAAGATTTAAACTGTTGGTAATCAATATATTACAAAGGCTTATACTTTAGTATTACTCCAAATCACAATTGGGCTGTATTGTGTGAATATGCGATACCAAACTCATGATTAGGAGCCAAGATACAGCAGTTTGTGGCATCAGTATTCCCCCAAACCTGGGATTATTCCTCTCTACAATACCCCTTTACACCTCTTTATCATGCACAcatggaagagagagagaggtgtAAAATGCAAGCAAAGGCACCAAattgaggagagagaaggtGGGTGTGTGGGGTTTTGATCTTCAAACAAAAAGCCCTTTCTTTATCTGTTGTGAATGAATCCTGCTACTTTTGGTGCATGACAGAATGTGttatcttcttctccaccaaaACACAACTTTTGGGACCCTCCGGCTTGGAAAAATATAGGCAtgtttgtacttttttttcgCGATTGATTGAGATTTAAACCATTAAAAACAGTGATTTTAActctttcaaaatcattaaaactagagagaaatttgaacCATATATAACGAAGGAGACAAGAAAACACCAAGTGAGTCTGTGTAGCCATTgactccctctccctctccctcagtattagagaaagagagagagaaaaggatgatgaaaaaagaaagcagTGAAAGTATGTTTTGAGGCTTTGGATGCTTTAAAGATATCAAAACCTTTGTACTAAAAGGTCAACCCTAGCTACTGAAATCTCAAAGTCAatcacttttctctctccctctctctctctctctctctcttggaTTCTTATGAGTAAAGGGATGGAGGTGGGAAACACTCTCATTTGTAACCAAAAAGTGTGGTTGGTGCTAGTAGGTCTCAACCGTGCatgaaatatcaaatatacACGTTCACGACAcgggtttgaaattttaaatctaagaAGGTTATGTTTGAGATTTAAGGATAGAGTATAAGAAACTTGTGTTACCTGTTTAAGAAGttcgagttttaaaaacctgcTCGACCCAAATGagtttatgaaaataaaattgattcttCAGAGCctaacgtccttactggcatatCGCCTGATGTTTGGCTTTGGTATCATCTATAACGGCTCAATTAGCCATTGGGACAATGGCTGGCTATCAAAAGTTGGATTGGGCATTGTTTATATCCAGCTGCTTAATGCATTTTTACAGTTAATTAACTAATTGattatgatttttgtttttacaaaaagaaaagtggtACCATTAATGTCTGTCACATCTACAAAATTAGTGATAATATAAGGACATGGGTGAAACTTGAAAGCTCCAAACTGCTGactccaaaatttataattaagattaTGTGTCCCACAAGATAATGTAAAACATTATTGATGCCCCAAACTCTCATAACAACTGTATCAATCATTACCCATTAACCCCAATATTTTCCAGCTCAAAAAACACCTTTTTTTAACGCTTGATTTCATTTGGGTTGTTTTCATATGATGTATAAGACCGAGATAGAATCTTTCTAATTAAGGTCATGAAGTCCGACTCCATACTCACTAATTCTTTGGAAGCTCTAGATGAACTAAGAACATACTTGTAGTGTCGAAACCTTGATCGATAGATCGAATCATCGAGATTTGGTGCATATTGTGTTTACTCTAGAGAATTGCCAGTCAGGACTATTAGTAGTGTTTGGTGACCATTTCACTCAAAGAATTGGCACCTCTTTTGTTCCCCTTACCACTTTGTGAGACGAGCAATAATAAGCGAAGAGTCGTCCACATTCATTAgtcttttcaattctttctcAAATAAGTAACCAATAGAATAAGAGATTTGAGGCTTCCACAAAGTGAGGACTCCATCGCAATCACACGGATATACTCTTATTTTATGTGAATAGAAGTAAAATTGTAACAGCTAAGTCGAGAGAtatttttacacccttataagaaatgttttgttcccttctcctatcaatatgagatctcaaaCAAACTAAGTGTATGCTCGTAATCTAAACAATGAATGAGGGAAATAGTAGGAAAAGATTTCTCCTTCATTATGTAAAGAGGTCGGGAACGAGGAGTATATTCCCTGTTCCCACCCTATCCCCGCCCGAGCTTAAAGTTTGTTGGAATGAGTAATGACATAGGCTTATTGTACAAGTTATTGTAAGCAAGAAGAAGAGCAACCAAATGTTCACATAGTCTTGAAAGTAAAAGATGGGGCCGTTAAGAAAATAGGGCAAAAATAGAATAGtgccaaaaaaaaagtataataagTAGGCAAAGGGCAAAGGTAATAATTTAGGCCACTTTGTCTGTGCTCCAAACCTCCCCTCCCTCCTTCACCTTCAACAAAGAGTCTTATATAAATACATACACACAACACATGCTTTATACATCACAGTCCTTATAGATAGATACGTATCAGTGAGTCTAATACCATACatacattcattcattcatctcGTGAACGTTTGTTGTCAAAgggaaagagaaaaggaaagaagatggTTCCTTCCTTCTGAGCTCTGACTCACTTCTTTTTAGAGAGAGataaaagagaggaagatgaaCAGAACCCATTGTTCATAACAAACCTTCTCTCTTCCTTGTGTGTTTGTTTATGTGACTGACACACAGGCTTTAAATTaatccttcttttcttttgatttttcacaTCACTCACTGGGAAAAAAGTGggattttcaagttttatttGTGCAGGGAAAAAAACCCACAGAGAGAAAGTTGGGAAAAGGAATTCGCCATTGgatgtttgttttcttctgtttATACTTTCTCTGCCCACTTACAAACCcacaatttttcaaaacaaaaaaagaaatttctttttcttatttgggtctttatttttcttcttcattgcttCTGAAGTCCTCGAAATTGGCGCTTTTGTGATAAAGACCAGAGGACCCTGTTCATGCTCTTCTTCAACCTGTGTGCTTTGAGCAACAAGCAGAGCACTAACGGATGAAGGAGAGAGGAGGCTCTCTTGGAGGAGAGAGCCTGCCCGGTAAAAAGCCTAACACCACCACCAACACCGCCAAAGAAGAAGACCAAGACGACACAAAAATCCCCTTTTGCTAGCTtcccatttttccttttctcgaGGCTTTCTTTTTCGTGGGTTTTCAAATCTTTGCGTTGCCTCTTTGTTCGGGTTTGCTGCATACCATCTATGGCGCTTCTCATGCATAAAGAGATGGGTTCCAGCAAATACGTACGGTATACACCCGAGCAAGTTGAGGCATTAGAGAGAGTTTATGCAGAATGTCCTAAGCCCAGTTCTCTCAAAAGGCAGCAGCTCATTAGAGAGTGCCCGATCCTTTCTAACATTGAGCCTAAACAGATCAAAGTTTGGTTTCAAAATCGCAGGTACAGTGTTTGTTTCAAAACTTGTCTTTTTTGCTTGTTTGTTTTTCCCATCTGTAATATTGTCaaaacttttgggttgggctCTGAGCTTGTGGTACATCTGGTCAAGGAGTTGAATAGCTCTGGGAAATGGGTTTATAAGGAAATGATGCTGTTGATTGAAAATAACCACATTTTTCCCTAGAACTTGTGTATTCAGTAACTTTACTCCTTTTTACCATGTCTTttcgtcgtcttcttcaaTATGGAACTGGACCTCCCGATGGTTATGAGAATCTGACCTTCTGTTTGGCCTTTTTGGGATCATATTTatggttttgaaattttgggttagCAATCTTTGCTGATCTTTCTAATTTGATCTTGAATCTTTGAAAACTAAACGTCCTTCCCTGTTTCTGGGGTTGAAGTTTTGGATGAAGAAAGATGTTAAACTAATGCTCTATAGATCATCTCCAAGCAACTTCACAGTTTGTTTTACCCTTTAATTCTCCGCTAGATGCCGCGAGAAGCAAAGGAAGGAATCTTCTCGGCTCCAGAGCGTTAATAGAAAGTTGTCAGCGATGAACAAATTGTTGATGGAGGAGAATGACCGCTTACAGAAGCAGGTGTCTCATTTGGTGTATGAGAATGGCTATGTCCGCCAGAAACTAAGTGTAATCCCTTTCAATTCCAAAAACTTTGTGCCTTCAAATTGAATTGTTTCTTCCAGCTTTGATATCTTCTGTGTAACAAGGagctcttcttctctcttcaatAGGCATCTGGGACGACTACAGACAATAGCTGTGAGTCTGTAGTCATGAGCGGTCAGCCTCAACAACAGCAAAACCCAAATCCTCAGCATCCCAATAGGGATGTCAACAACCCAGCTGGGTCAGTATCTTTAGCTGCTACTTCCATATTTCAGTCACCTTGTTTTTGGATGCAACATTGAAATGGCTTTTATGAATTGCTTGTCTTAGTCTTCTAGCGATAGCTGAGGAGACCCTGGCAGAGTTCCTTTCCAAGGCTACAGGAACTGCTGTCGACTGGGTCCAGATGATTGGGATGAAGGTCAGTGTTGTTTGTATTATAGGATTGAATATCCTCTTGAAGGTTATGATTTACTTGATGGTCTTAATGAATATCCTCATATTTGCACAGCCTGGTCCGGATTCCATTGGTATCGTTGCTGTTTCCCGCAACTGCAGCGGGGTGGCAGCACGAGCCTGTGGTCTTGTTAGTCTAGAGCCAACAAAGGTACTTGCTTTATGAACTATAACTTAACTCTCGTGCCCTTGAACATGATGGTTTGTTTTTGGGAACTTTCTTGTGTGTGCGTCGTGAACATGAAGTTTAATCGATGCAGGTTGCAGAAATTCTCAAAGATCGCCTTTCCTGGTATCGTGACTGCCGATGTCTTAACGTTGTAAGTGTTATTCCTACGGGAAATGGGGGAACAATAGAGCTCATATACATGCAGGTTGGCTAATACTCTTAATTTTGTCTCTTCTatggttaaattttattctactGTTTCTAATTCCATTTGTTTTCGTATAGACTTACGCTCCAACTACATTAGCAGCAGCACGCGACTTCTGGACTATGAGATATACAACAAGTTTAGAAGATGGCAGTGTAGTGGTAGATTCACTGACCGCATCTTTTTTACTCTAAATTTTGCATCTTTGGTACTATTTGTTGGTCTTGATTTCAGCTTTTTCTTTGGAATGAGTTGCAGGTTTGTGAGAGGTCATTGACTTCTTCTACTGGTGGCCCAGCAGGGCCTCCGCCATCTACTTTTGTTAGAGCTGAGATGCTTCCTAGTGGCTACTTAATACGAGCGTGCGAGGGTGATGGATCGATTATTCACATTGTCGATCACATTGATTTGGATGTGAGCTTTCAACTTCGAGTATCTTAGCATTGTATTTCTTGATTGTTtgtgcactttttttttttcatctttcattcCATTTATAGGTTTGGAGTGTCCCTGAAGTTCTTAGGCCACTTTACGAGTCATCCAAGATCCTTGCTCAGAAAATGACAACTGCTGTAAGAATTGTTGCAGAGGTTCCATTGTCTTGACAAGTAAATCATATCTGTTCTATTCTTACTGTATCGGTCGAATTTGTTCTTCAGGCATTGCGTCACGTTAGACAAATTGCTCAAGAGACTAATGGAGAGATTCAATACACTGGTGGACGTCAACCCGCTGTACTGCGGACATTCAGTCAAAAACTTTGCAGGTAGTTTACTGTGGAGAGCCTGATAACTAATGAAGTTTTATGATTGTCATTGATGCTGCTTTCTTATTCTAATCATACCTGGAAATGGTCTGTAGGGGTTTCAACGATGCTGTTAATGGGTTTGCTGATGATGGTTGGTCGCCTATGGGCAGTGACGGTTTGGAGGATGTGACAATTGTCATAAATTCATCAGCAAACGTGTTTCCCGGATCCCAGTATAACACGTCGATGTATCCCTCTTTTGGTGGTGGAGTGATGTGTGCAAAAGCGTCGATGTTACTTCAGGTGAATATTTCGTCTAGACGTTTTGCATCTGAATGATTGATATACTTGGTTTCAATCTTAACTTGTTTACTTGTCATCTCCAGGACGTTCCCCCTGCTTTGCTTGTTCGATTCCTGAGAGAGCATCGGTCTGAATGGGCTGATTATGGAGTTGATGCCTACTGTGCCGCAAGTTTAAAAGCCAGTCCATATGCTGTTCCATGTGCAAGGCCTGGTGGCTTCCCTAGCAGCCAGGTTATATTGCCTCTTGCTTCTACTGTGGAGC includes these proteins:
- the LOC111803586 gene encoding homeobox-leucine zipper protein ATHB-14-like, which produces MALLMHKEMGSSKYVRYTPEQVEALERVYAECPKPSSLKRQQLIRECPILSNIEPKQIKVWFQNRRCREKQRKESSRLQSVNRKLSAMNKLLMEENDRLQKQVSHLVYENGYVRQKLSASGTTTDNSCESVVMSGQPQQQQNPNPQHPNRDVNNPAGLLAIAEETLAEFLSKATGTAVDWVQMIGMKPGPDSIGIVAVSRNCSGVAARACGLVSLEPTKVAEILKDRLSWYRDCRCLNVVSVIPTGNGGTIELIYMQTYAPTTLAAARDFWTMRYTTSLEDGSVVVCERSLTSSTGGPAGPPPSTFVRAEMLPSGYLIRACEGDGSIIHIVDHIDLDVWSVPEVLRPLYESSKILAQKMTTAALRHVRQIAQETNGEIQYTGGRQPAVLRTFSQKLCRGFNDAVNGFADDGWSPMGSDGLEDVTIVINSSANVFPGSQYNTSMYPSFGGGVMCAKASMLLQDVPPALLVRFLREHRSEWADYGVDAYCAASLKASPYAVPCARPGGFPSSQVILPLASTVEHEEFLEVVRLEGLAFSPDDVALAGRDMYLLQLCSGVDENAVGACAQLVFAPIDESFADDAPLLPSGFRVIPLDPKTDDPTAARTLDLASTLEVGANAARSAGQTDLSSYNLRSVLTIAFQFTFENHLQENVAAMARQYVRSVVGSVQRVAMAIAPSRLSSNMGLKPLPGSPEALTLARWICRSYRIHVGSELLQADSQSGGDAMLKLLWHHSDAIMCCSVKTNASAVFTFANQAGLDMLETTLVGLQDIMLDKILDEAGRKILCTEFPKIMQQGFTNLPSGICISSMGRPISYEQAIAWKVLNDDDSNHCLAFMFINWSFV
- the LOC111803969 gene encoding nuclear transcription factor Y subunit A-7; protein product: MTSSVHDYSDNGEADDQQKYSDSHNHSSSVINGLNQPIITTPNQYVAPPQVGAGHSMAPPAYPFPDPYYRSIFTPYDSQPYPPQPYGGQPMVHLQLMGIQQAGVPLPTDAVEEPVFVNAKQYHGILRRRQSRAKAESENKALKSRKPYLHESRHLHALRRARGCGGRFLKSNKNENQQKEVASGDKSQPNINLNSDKSDLASSEN